A stretch of the Halomonas sp. BDJS001 genome encodes the following:
- a CDS encoding putative urea ABC transporter substrate-binding protein produces MTRCKRIPPNCVSPKRTSKSLSLAPLSAALVIAALTSPLSVTSAQAQERDEFSVCWSIYAGWMPWAYADVEGVVDKWADEYGISIDVVQVNDYVESINQFTSGNVDGCAMTNMDALTIPAASGVDSTALIINDYSNGNDGIVLKGSDDLADIAGRQVNLVQFSVSHYFLARALESVGLTERDIETVNTSDADIVGLFSSDTTEAVAAWNPQLSAIAEMPDSNVVYTSAEIPGEILDMMVVNTQTLADNPELGHALVGAWYEVMDLIEADDENALSIMADAAGTDVEGYRNQLDATYLYTDPAEAIELMENPELLDTMERVAEFSFEHGLLGDMAPNAGVVGIETPSGVFGDESNVQLRFDPSFTQAYLDAQ; encoded by the coding sequence ATGACCCGTTGCAAGCGCATTCCCCCAAATTGTGTATCCCCAAAGCGTACTTCAAAAAGTTTATCCCTTGCGCCGCTATCGGCTGCCCTGGTGATAGCCGCTCTTACCTCCCCACTCTCAGTTACTTCTGCCCAAGCCCAAGAGCGCGATGAATTCAGCGTCTGCTGGTCAATTTATGCGGGCTGGATGCCCTGGGCCTACGCCGATGTTGAAGGCGTCGTCGACAAATGGGCCGACGAGTACGGCATCAGCATCGATGTAGTGCAGGTAAACGACTACGTAGAGTCGATCAACCAGTTCACCTCCGGCAATGTGGACGGCTGCGCCATGACCAATATGGACGCTCTAACCATTCCTGCGGCCAGCGGCGTCGATTCGACTGCCTTGATCATCAATGATTACTCTAATGGCAACGACGGTATCGTGCTGAAAGGTAGCGACGACCTAGCGGATATCGCGGGCCGCCAGGTCAATCTCGTTCAGTTCAGCGTCTCTCACTATTTTCTGGCCCGGGCGCTCGAAAGCGTTGGCTTGACCGAGCGCGATATCGAGACCGTGAACACCTCTGATGCGGATATTGTTGGCCTGTTCTCTAGCGACACCACCGAAGCCGTGGCCGCCTGGAACCCACAGCTAAGCGCTATTGCTGAGATGCCCGACAGTAACGTGGTGTACACCTCAGCGGAAATCCCCGGTGAAATCCTCGACATGATGGTCGTCAACACCCAAACCCTGGCGGACAACCCAGAACTTGGTCATGCCCTGGTAGGCGCTTGGTACGAAGTGATGGACTTGATCGAAGCAGACGACGAGAACGCGCTGAGCATTATGGCTGACGCTGCAGGCACTGATGTGGAGGGCTATCGTAATCAGTTAGACGCCACCTACCTCTACACCGACCCTGCCGAAGCTATCGAGTTGATGGAGAACCCCGAACTGCTTGACACCATGGAGCGCGTCGCCGAATTCAGTTTTGAGCACGGTCTACTCGGCGATATGGCCCCCAATGCAGGCGTGGTCGGCATCGAAACCCCCAGTGGCGTATTCGGCGATGAGAGCAATGTGCAACTGCGCTTCGACCCTAGCTTTACCCAAGCTTACCTTGATGCTCAGTAA
- the uca gene encoding urea carboxylase, producing the protein MSMNTTFSKVLIANRGAITARILRTLKALGVGSVVVYADADRDAPYVHQADEAYSLGDGGASDTYLDIDKLIAIAKQSGAQAVHPGYGFLSENTRFIAACDAAGLTFLGPTAEQIEQFGLKHRARALAESAGVPLVPGSGLLESIDHALTSAERIGYPVMLKSTAGGGGIGMQICQTPAELQHAFDSVKGLSERNFGDGGVFLEAYIARARHIEVQLFGDGQGSVVALGERDCSTQRRHQKVLEECPAPNLPEQVRQALQETAVQLGKAVNYRSAGTVEFIYDTERQAFYFLEVNTRLQVEHGVTEMVYGIDIVEWMIKLGAGELPALEALTQNLTPSGHAVQARLYAEDPAHDFRPSAGLLTDVDFPRADGLRIDHAIEAGMDVSALFDPMLAKVIVHADSRNAAIEQLAATLDTASVYGITTNRTWLAHVLRAERFQHADLDTYWLTTLAWSPPVIEVIAPGTMTTIQDFPGRQGHWDVGVPPSGPFDDWSFRLGNRLLDNPTDAAGLEITLTGPTLRFHRATQIVLAGAELPATLDGDEVTFWQIVDIPAGATLALGKAAAGARAYLLVRGGIACPRYLGSRSTFTLGQFGGHAGRALRSGDMLDLPPHSPTPPATLDEALVPAFGHRNGGKIWQVAVLYGPHGAPDFFTDEDIERFFDHEWEVHYNSSRTGVRLIGPRPEWARADGGEAGLHPSNIHDNAYAFGTIDFTGDMPVILGPDGPSLGGFVCPATVIRAERWKLGQLAAGDTVRFVAVSLTTARLLEERQLQQLASLSAVTGEDIQPERDTPIVRDVPAAQAGERIVYRRAGDDFLLIEFGAMELDIALRFRVHAWMLWLREHSLPGLREATPGIRSLQIHYEPLELTLDDLLAHLQKAEQALIDVESLEVESRVVHLPLSWDDPACQEAIDKYQRSVRPDAPWCPSNLDFIRRINALESEQQVRDIVFDARYLVMGLGDVYLGAPVATPLDPRQRLVTTKYNPARTWTAENSVGIGGAYLCVYGMEGPGGYQFVGRTLQMWNRYRSTAHFENPWLLRFFDQLRFHEVSHEELVQIRCDFPHGRYDLSIETARFRLADYQAEIDKNAEAIETFRTKREAAFQAEMAAWRANGQFTFEDRAPESADVAALDDSEIGIESPVTGSLWKLLVKEGDRLTAGQPVALVESMKMEVEITAHCAGRVVRLPLSEGASIAPGQPLVVLTSEQEVSA; encoded by the coding sequence ATGTCCATGAATACAACGTTTAGCAAAGTCCTAATTGCCAATCGCGGCGCCATTACCGCACGCATTTTACGCACGCTGAAAGCCCTCGGTGTGGGCAGCGTGGTGGTTTACGCCGATGCGGATCGCGATGCTCCCTATGTCCACCAGGCCGACGAGGCCTACTCACTAGGGGACGGCGGCGCCAGCGACACCTATCTCGATATCGACAAGCTAATAGCCATTGCCAAGCAGAGCGGCGCCCAGGCAGTACACCCAGGCTACGGCTTCTTGTCAGAGAACACTCGCTTCATCGCTGCCTGCGACGCCGCGGGGCTGACCTTTTTAGGCCCTACCGCCGAACAGATCGAGCAGTTTGGCCTCAAGCATAGAGCGCGTGCGCTGGCCGAAAGCGCCGGTGTGCCCCTTGTGCCGGGTTCCGGGCTACTTGAAAGCATCGATCATGCTCTAACAAGCGCCGAGCGGATAGGCTATCCGGTCATGCTCAAATCCACCGCTGGCGGTGGCGGCATCGGCATGCAGATTTGCCAAACGCCCGCCGAGCTCCAGCACGCCTTCGACTCGGTCAAAGGCCTCAGCGAGCGTAATTTCGGCGACGGCGGCGTGTTTCTGGAGGCCTATATCGCCCGCGCTCGTCATATCGAAGTGCAGTTGTTTGGCGATGGCCAAGGCAGTGTGGTGGCGCTCGGCGAACGGGACTGCTCCACCCAGCGCCGCCATCAGAAGGTGCTCGAAGAGTGCCCTGCCCCCAACCTGCCGGAACAGGTTCGCCAGGCGCTGCAAGAGACGGCCGTTCAGTTGGGCAAAGCGGTCAACTACCGCAGTGCGGGTACCGTCGAGTTCATCTACGACACCGAGCGCCAAGCGTTCTATTTTCTGGAAGTGAATACCCGCCTGCAGGTGGAGCACGGCGTCACCGAGATGGTGTACGGCATCGATATCGTCGAGTGGATGATCAAACTGGGCGCAGGGGAGCTGCCTGCTCTCGAAGCGCTGACCCAGAATCTCACCCCCAGCGGCCATGCCGTTCAGGCGCGCCTCTACGCCGAAGACCCCGCCCACGATTTTCGTCCCAGTGCCGGGCTGCTCACCGACGTCGATTTCCCCCGGGCCGACGGTCTGCGCATCGATCACGCCATCGAAGCCGGGATGGACGTCTCCGCGCTGTTCGATCCCATGTTGGCGAAAGTGATCGTTCATGCCGACAGCCGCAACGCCGCGATCGAGCAACTCGCGGCAACGCTCGATACCGCGAGTGTTTATGGCATCACCACCAACCGCACTTGGCTGGCCCACGTGCTGCGCGCCGAGCGGTTCCAACATGCCGACCTGGATACGTACTGGCTGACCACCCTAGCGTGGTCGCCGCCCGTCATAGAAGTGATCGCCCCTGGCACGATGACGACGATTCAGGACTTCCCCGGTCGTCAAGGGCACTGGGACGTAGGCGTACCGCCCTCGGGGCCATTCGATGACTGGTCGTTTCGACTCGGCAACCGCCTGCTGGACAACCCCACCGATGCCGCCGGGCTTGAAATCACCCTGACCGGCCCAACGCTTCGCTTTCACCGTGCCACCCAGATCGTGCTGGCAGGTGCCGAACTCCCCGCCACGCTAGATGGAGACGAAGTCACCTTCTGGCAGATCGTGGATATCCCCGCCGGTGCTACGCTAGCGTTGGGCAAGGCCGCAGCGGGCGCTCGCGCTTATCTATTGGTACGCGGCGGCATTGCCTGCCCACGATACCTTGGTTCCCGCAGCACCTTTACGTTAGGCCAGTTCGGGGGCCACGCCGGTCGCGCACTGAGAAGCGGCGACATGCTCGATTTACCCCCGCACTCACCCACGCCCCCTGCTACGCTCGATGAGGCGCTGGTACCTGCCTTCGGCCATCGAAACGGCGGTAAAATCTGGCAAGTAGCGGTGCTGTACGGCCCCCATGGCGCGCCGGACTTCTTCACCGATGAGGATATCGAGCGCTTTTTCGATCACGAGTGGGAAGTCCACTACAACTCCAGCCGCACCGGGGTTCGTCTGATTGGCCCAAGGCCGGAGTGGGCCCGCGCCGACGGCGGCGAAGCGGGCTTGCACCCCTCCAACATTCACGATAATGCCTACGCCTTTGGCACTATCGACTTTACCGGCGACATGCCGGTCATTCTGGGCCCCGATGGCCCTTCACTTGGTGGCTTCGTCTGCCCCGCCACCGTCATCCGCGCCGAACGGTGGAAGCTGGGGCAGCTCGCCGCAGGTGACACGGTACGCTTCGTTGCGGTCAGCCTGACCACCGCTCGCCTCCTCGAAGAGCGCCAGTTGCAGCAGTTGGCGTCTCTCAGCGCTGTGACTGGCGAAGACATCCAGCCTGAACGCGACACCCCCATCGTCCGTGACGTTCCCGCCGCGCAGGCCGGCGAGCGCATCGTCTACCGCCGCGCCGGGGATGATTTCCTACTGATCGAGTTCGGTGCCATGGAGCTGGATATCGCGCTGCGCTTTCGGGTTCACGCCTGGATGCTATGGCTAAGAGAGCACTCGCTGCCCGGTCTGCGGGAAGCGACGCCCGGGATTCGTTCGCTGCAGATCCACTACGAGCCACTGGAACTGACGCTGGATGATCTCCTCGCACATCTGCAAAAGGCAGAGCAGGCGCTCATCGATGTGGAGTCACTGGAAGTGGAGTCGCGGGTGGTGCATCTGCCGCTCTCCTGGGACGACCCCGCTTGCCAGGAAGCCATCGACAAGTACCAGCGCAGCGTTCGCCCGGACGCGCCCTGGTGCCCCAGCAACCTGGATTTCATTCGCCGCATCAATGCGCTTGAAAGCGAGCAGCAGGTGCGTGATATCGTCTTCGATGCCCGCTATCTCGTCATGGGGTTGGGAGACGTCTACCTGGGCGCCCCCGTTGCCACACCACTCGACCCGCGCCAGCGGCTGGTCACGACCAAATACAACCCCGCCCGCACCTGGACGGCAGAGAACTCCGTAGGCATTGGCGGTGCCTATCTATGCGTTTATGGCATGGAAGGCCCCGGCGGCTACCAGTTCGTCGGCCGCACGTTGCAAATGTGGAACCGCTACCGCTCCACGGCGCACTTCGAGAACCCTTGGCTGTTGCGCTTTTTTGATCAACTGCGTTTTCATGAGGTCAGCCACGAAGAGCTTGTGCAAATCCGCTGCGACTTCCCCCACGGTCGCTACGACCTATCCATTGAAACCGCACGATTTCGCCTAGCGGACTACCAAGCCGAGATCGATAAAAATGCCGAGGCGATTGAGACCTTCCGCACCAAGCGTGAAGCCGCTTTCCAGGCAGAAATGGCCGCTTGGCGGGCCAACGGTCAGTTCACCTTTGAAGATCGAGCTCCGGAAAGTGCCGACGTCGCGGCGCTCGATGACAGCGAAATCGGTATCGAAAGCCCCGTCACGGGCAGCCTTTGGAAGCTGCTGGTCAAGGAAGGTGATCGGCTCACGGCCGGCCAACCGGTAGCTCTGGTGGAGTCGATGAAAATGGAAGTCGAGATCACAGCCCACTGCGCGGGCCGCGTTGTTCGCTTACCCCTTTCTGAGGGCGCTTCAATCGCGCCGGGACAACCGCTTGTGGTACTCACCAGTGAACAGGAGGT
- a CDS encoding ABC transporter ATP-binding protein yields MTLLSAKRLEKHYGHHVVLENLDFSVEQGEFVTLVGASGCGKTTFLKMLLGTEAKSKGHLLLDGKPIPNEPGPDRGVVFQKYSVFPHLTVLGNVMMADELHSAKLLGKSFGAAKRRAIEKARARIDEVGLGHALKKYPHELSGGMQQRLAIAQALMMRPRILLLDEPFGALDPGIRQDMHVLIDRLWQEQQLTIFMITHDLKEAFELGTRLWVFDKTRHDPQAPEAYGATITYDLPISRDRPSNELKEALHQGGLHTHIQETLR; encoded by the coding sequence ATGACCCTGCTGTCCGCCAAACGCTTGGAAAAACACTACGGCCACCACGTCGTGCTGGAGAATCTCGATTTCAGCGTCGAACAGGGGGAGTTCGTCACGCTGGTTGGCGCCTCTGGCTGCGGTAAAACCACATTTTTGAAAATGTTGCTAGGCACCGAAGCCAAATCGAAAGGCCATCTACTGCTGGACGGCAAGCCGATTCCCAATGAACCCGGCCCCGACCGCGGCGTGGTGTTTCAGAAGTACTCCGTCTTCCCGCACCTGACCGTGCTTGGCAACGTGATGATGGCCGACGAGTTACATAGCGCCAAGCTACTGGGTAAAAGCTTCGGTGCCGCCAAGCGCCGCGCGATAGAAAAAGCCCGCGCCCGCATCGACGAAGTGGGCCTGGGCCACGCGCTCAAAAAATACCCCCATGAGCTTTCCGGCGGTATGCAGCAGCGCCTGGCCATTGCTCAGGCATTGATGATGCGGCCGCGTATTTTGCTGCTCGACGAGCCTTTTGGCGCGCTTGACCCAGGCATTCGCCAGGACATGCACGTGCTGATCGACCGCCTGTGGCAAGAGCAGCAGTTGACCATCTTTATGATCACCCACGATTTGAAAGAGGCCTTCGAGCTGGGGACTCGGCTGTGGGTATTCGATAAAACCCGCCACGACCCCCAGGCGCCGGAAGCCTATGGTGCCACGATCACCTACGACTTGCCCATTTCACGCGACCGCCCTTCGAACGAGCTCAAAGAAGCGCTTCACCAGGGCGGACTGCACACTCACATCCAGGAGACGCTGCGATGA
- a CDS encoding ABC transporter permease yields the protein MKRLINLAPSRGSRWLLGLLPFLLLAMLYMSLSNARLTENPDDRLLPTPSTMANTFYHLATAENVRTGEVVLWTDTFASLERILVGVGISAFIGLVVGILNGGIPLIRAKLSPLVTVASLIPPMAILPILFIAFGTGEAAKIALIVIGVTPFLIRDLQGHALRLPDEQLIKAQTLGASSWQVLLRVLLPQLTPRLLNATRLALGSAWLFLIAAEAIAAQEGLGYRIFLVRRYLSMDVILPYVAWITLLAFLLDQLLAWTSRLAFPWYHAGEGGKS from the coding sequence ATGAAGCGATTGATTAACCTAGCGCCCTCCCGGGGCAGCCGCTGGCTTTTAGGTCTACTGCCTTTTTTGCTACTGGCGATGCTGTATATGAGCCTCTCCAATGCAAGGTTGACGGAAAATCCTGATGATCGCCTGCTGCCTACGCCCTCGACCATGGCCAACACTTTTTACCATTTAGCCACCGCTGAGAACGTGCGTACAGGGGAGGTGGTGCTGTGGACAGACACCTTCGCAAGCCTTGAGCGCATTCTCGTTGGCGTGGGAATTAGCGCCTTCATCGGCCTGGTAGTGGGCATTTTGAACGGCGGTATTCCCCTCATCCGGGCCAAACTCTCGCCGCTGGTCACCGTTGCGTCGCTCATCCCGCCCATGGCGATACTGCCCATTCTGTTTATCGCCTTTGGTACCGGCGAGGCCGCCAAAATCGCGCTGATCGTCATCGGGGTCACGCCGTTTCTAATTCGCGATCTGCAGGGTCACGCCCTGCGGCTGCCCGACGAACAGTTGATCAAAGCGCAAACCCTGGGCGCCAGCTCCTGGCAAGTGTTGTTGAGAGTCCTGCTGCCACAACTGACCCCACGGCTATTAAACGCCACCCGTCTGGCGCTGGGCAGCGCCTGGCTGTTTTTGATCGCCGCCGAAGCCATTGCCGCCCAAGAGGGGCTTGGCTACCGTATTTTCCTGGTGCGCCGCTACTTATCGATGGACGTGATTCTGCCCTACGTGGCGTGGATTACACTGCTGGCGTTTCTCCTTGACCAGCTTCTCGCCTGGACATCGCGTCTTGCCTTTCCCTGGTACCACGCTGGTGAAGGAGGCAAGTCATGA
- a CDS encoding urea amidolyase associated protein UAAP2, protein MIIESPLRPENAVSRTTVNAGDHYIGTVKRGQTLRILDLEGNQAADTLFFSADDTAERYSAMDTVREQGAVYLTAGSKLLSSEGRTMLTLTADTCGRHDTLGGACASESNTVRYDLEKRHMHSCRDNWMQAIANHPEYGLTKRDITHNINFFMNVPVTADGGLTFEDGISAPGKYVEMVAEMDVIVLISNCPQLNNPCNGYNPTPIELLVWAS, encoded by the coding sequence ATGATCATCGAAAGCCCCCTACGCCCCGAAAATGCCGTCAGCCGGACTACGGTGAACGCGGGCGACCACTACATCGGCACGGTCAAGCGTGGCCAAACCCTGCGCATTCTCGATTTAGAGGGCAACCAGGCCGCCGACACCCTGTTCTTCAGTGCCGATGACACCGCCGAACGCTACAGCGCCATGGATACCGTTCGCGAACAGGGAGCCGTCTACCTGACCGCGGGCTCCAAGCTGCTCTCCAGCGAAGGCCGCACGATGCTGACGCTAACCGCCGACACCTGCGGCCGCCACGACACCCTGGGCGGCGCCTGCGCCAGCGAAAGCAACACCGTGCGCTACGACCTGGAAAAACGCCACATGCACTCCTGCCGCGACAACTGGATGCAGGCCATTGCCAATCATCCAGAGTACGGCCTGACCAAGCGCGACATCACCCACAACATCAACTTCTTCATGAACGTGCCGGTCACTGCCGACGGCGGGCTGACCTTCGAAGACGGCATCTCGGCACCGGGTAAATACGTGGAGATGGTCGCCGAGATGGATGTCATCGTGCTGATCTCCAACTGCCCTCAGCTCAATAACCCCTGCAACGGCTACAACCCAACACCCATCGAGCTGTTGGTTTGGGCCAGCTGA
- a CDS encoding urea amidolyase associated protein UAAP1 has protein sequence MTNAVMNRQPDYATHLPGGHHWSLRLRRGTTLTLTAKQADSNVGLLCYNPENLLERLNLPDTLKCQHTFKLTQGHCLYSDMGRIFASMTHDDLGWHDSVGGNLMPQHLLNKGWQPVSYQQAHNHWTRTGFDAFLVELAKYGLGRRDMAANLNLFSRVESDDEGKLRYVPGHCQPGNSVTLRFEMDTLVLLHTCPHPLDPAADYPRRGVDIALGTAAAPTEDDPCYRSRPENARGFANNRLYHLGL, from the coding sequence ATGACAAACGCTGTCATGAATCGCCAACCCGACTACGCCACCCACTTACCCGGCGGGCATCACTGGTCGCTGCGCCTGCGCCGCGGCACCACTCTTACGCTGACGGCCAAACAGGCCGACAGCAACGTGGGACTTTTGTGTTACAACCCGGAAAATCTGCTGGAGCGCTTGAACCTGCCGGATACCTTGAAGTGTCAGCACACCTTCAAGCTTACCCAGGGCCACTGCCTCTACTCGGACATGGGGCGTATTTTTGCCTCGATGACCCATGACGATCTGGGTTGGCACGATAGTGTTGGCGGCAACCTGATGCCTCAACACTTGCTGAACAAAGGCTGGCAGCCGGTGAGCTATCAGCAGGCGCACAACCACTGGACGCGCACCGGCTTCGACGCTTTTTTGGTCGAGCTTGCCAAGTACGGCCTCGGACGTCGGGATATGGCGGCCAACCTCAATCTTTTCTCCCGTGTAGAAAGCGACGACGAAGGCAAGCTGCGCTATGTGCCCGGCCACTGCCAGCCGGGCAACAGTGTCACGCTACGCTTCGAGATGGATACCCTGGTGCTGCTACACACCTGCCCGCACCCGCTGGATCCCGCCGCAGACTATCCACGGCGCGGCGTCGATATCGCGCTAGGCACCGCCGCAGCCCCCACCGAGGACGACCCCTGCTACCGCTCGCGGCCCGAAAACGCCCGCGGTTTTGCCAACAACCGCCTTTACCACCTCGGCCTATAA